The Tautonia marina genomic interval CCGGGAGTGATCCCGAGGCGATCGAGCAGCCCAGGCTCCTGCCCTCGATGGCTCGTGGTCGCCGGATGGCTCAGGGTCGTGGCCACGTCTCCCAAGCTGGGTGCGAAGGGGATCTGGCCGAGATTCCGGATGAAGGTATCGGCTCGGTGCCGATCACCGAGATCAATCGTGACGATCGCGCCGAACCCACCGTGAAGCAAGGTGCGTGCGCGTTCGTGATCGGGATGATCGGGCAACCCCGGGTAATGGACGGCCCGGATCGCGGAGGATCGGGTCAGGCGTTCGGCCAGTTCGAGTGCCGTTGCACAACACCGTGACGAGCGCAGAGGCAACGTCGCGAGCCCTCGGCAGGCGAGCCAGCTTTCGAACGGGTTGCCGGACAGGCCGAAGGTGGAGGCGAGCCGGCGAACTCGGTCCATCTCCTCGTGGGTGCCGGCAACGAGCCCGAGGGTCAGATCGCTATGGCCGCCGATCAGCTTGGTCCCGGAGTGAACCACGTAGGAGGCCCCCAGCTCCAACGGACGGCAGAGCAGGGGGGCGAACGTATGGTCAACCACCAGCTTCGCCCCAGCCTTGTTCGCCATCGCGGCCAGAACGGGGAGATCCGGGAGCCGGAGCAACGGGTTTGAGAGCGTCTCGACCATCACCAGCCGGGTCCGGTCGCGCAGGACCGCGGCGAGGGACTCGGGCCGAGTCGCATCGAAACCGGTTGCCTCGATCCCGAACCGTCTCAGCTCGCGATCAATCAGCGAGATGGTCTTCCCATAAAGCTGTTCGGCAAACGCAATGTGGTCGCCTGATCCCAGCTCGGAGAGCAAAACCGCGGCCGAGGCCGCCATTCCCGACCCACAGACGGCCGCCGCTTCGGCCCCTTCAAGGGCCGCAATCCGAGCCGCGAGCGCACTGGCGTTCGGGTGTCCATCCCTCGCATAAACAAACCCGTCGGCCTGCCCCTGGTAGACGGCATCGACATGGTCGAGCCCTTCAAACCGGTAGACCACGCTCAATTGGGGAGCGGGCACCAGGGGAGTCGAGGACGATCCGGGGAGGAGGTTCGGCCGGGCGCAGATCGTTTCCGGAGCGGGCTGAGCCGGGGAACTCCGGGGTGTGTCGGAAGGGTCCATCGCATCGGTTCGGCAGGGTCGATCGGTCTTGAATCGCAAACCACCAAGGA includes:
- a CDS encoding trans-sulfuration enzyme family protein, which translates into the protein MDPSDTPRSSPAQPAPETICARPNLLPGSSSTPLVPAPQLSVVYRFEGLDHVDAVYQGQADGFVYARDGHPNASALAARIAALEGAEAAAVCGSGMAASAAVLLSELGSGDHIAFAEQLYGKTISLIDRELRRFGIEATGFDATRPESLAAVLRDRTRLVMVETLSNPLLRLPDLPVLAAMANKAGAKLVVDHTFAPLLCRPLELGASYVVHSGTKLIGGHSDLTLGLVAGTHEEMDRVRRLASTFGLSGNPFESWLACRGLATLPLRSSRCCATALELAERLTRSSAIRAVHYPGLPDHPDHERARTLLHGGFGAIVTIDLGDRHRADTFIRNLGQIPFAPSLGDVATTLSHPATTSHRGQEPGLLDRLGITPGLIRLSIGLEDPADLAADLEQALATLS